The DNA region TCACACTACACAGGTCACACTCACACAGCTTAGTAACACACGGAGAGAAAGGATGGCGCGTCGGGACGAGCAGTGATGGCGCGGGGATGAATTATGAATGGTGTGTGATTTTGGTCGGTTTATCTCATTTTTTTCGTCTGGACCACTACCACAGCTTCAGCACAGCACAGCAAGGCACACTGTTGGCCCGAGTTCCTTCTTCTTCTCGCGGTATAACGAACTGAAGCCGACGATGAACCGAACTTTGTACGACGAAGCTTCGTGTGGAAAGCGCTTTCCTCTacttcctcttcttctattgttGTTGCTCAATGACTGAGGCTGCATTTGTATGGTGGAAGAATGTGTCAAGTGTGGAAATGGAGAGGAGACAGTCAGCAGCAGAAGAGCTGTTGCTTCATGAATGGGGTGGTAAATTAAGGAGTTCATTGAGTGAGCAGAAGCGTACTTGCAGTGAGTTACCCTGTTCGTGTTCAACTTGCTAAGAAGGAGGTCTGCTTGAGCTTTtcactacttttttttttaatttgcatttgatATTCATTGATTCATTTTTCCTTGAAATATTTATCAATGGTAAATATTAAAGTGCAAGTGCGCAAAATCTAACAAacgaagaatttaaaatttaaatttccactctgactctgactctgactctgactctgactctgactctgactctgactctgactctgactctgactctgactctgactctgactctgactctgactctgactctgactctgactctgactctgatttttgattttgactcTGACTTTAACCCAGATTTTTGACTCTGAccctgattttgattttgattttgattttgattttgattttgattttgattttgattttgattttgattttgattttgattttgattttgattttgattttgattttgattttgattttgattttgattttgattttgattttgattttgattttgattttgattttgattttgattttgattttgattttgattttgattttgattttgattttgattttgattttgattttgattttgattttgattttgattttgattttgattttgattttgattttgattttgattttgattttgattttgattttgattttgattttgattttgattttgattttgattttgattttgattttgattttgattttgattttgattttgattttgattttgattttgattttgattttgattttgattttgattttgattttgattttgattttgattttgattttgattttgattttgattttgattttgattttgattttgattttgattttgattttgattttgattttgattttgattttgattttgattttgattttgattttgattttgattttgattttgattttgattttgattttgattttgattttgattttgattttgattttgattttgattttgattttgattttgattttgattttgattttgattttgattttgattttgattttgattttgattttgattttgattttgattttgattttgattttgattttgattttgattttgattttgattttgattttgattttgattttgattttgattttgattttgattttgattttgattttgattttgattttgattttgattttgattttgattttgattttgattttgattttgattttgattttgattttgattttgattttgattttgattttgattttgattttgattttgattttgattttgattttgattttgattttgattttgattttgattttgattttgattttgattttgattttgattttgattttgattttgattttgattttgattttgattttgattttgattttgattttgattttgattttgattttgattttgattttgattttgattttgattttgattttgattttgattttgattttgattttgattttgattttgattttgattttgattttgattttgattttgattttgattttgattttgattttgattttgattttgattttgattttgattttgattttgattttgattttgattttgatttttttgattttgattttgattttgattttgattttgattttgattttgattttgattttgattttgattttgattttgattttgattttgattttgattttgattttgattttgattttgattttgattttgattttgattttgattttgattttgattttgattttgattttgattttgattttgattttgattttgattttgattttgattttgattttgattttgattttgattttgattttgattttgattttgattttgattttgattttgattttgattttgattttgattttgattttgattttgattttgattttgattttgattttgattttgattttgattttgattttgattttgattttgattttgattttgattttgattttgattttgattttgattttgattttgattttgattttgattttgattttgattttgattttgattttgattttgattttgattttgattttgattttgattttgattttgattttgattttgattttgattttgattttgattttgattttgattttgattttgattttgattttgattttgattttgattttgattttgattttgattttgattttgattttgattttgattttgattttgattttgattttgattttgattttgattttgattttgattttgattttgattttgattttgattttgattttgattttgattttgattttgattttgattttgattttgattttgattttgattttgattttgattttgattttgattttgattttgattttgattttgattttgattttgattttgattttgattttgattttgattttgattttgattttgattttgattttgattttgattttgattttgattttgattttgattttgattttgattttgattttgattttgattttgattttgattttgattttgattttgattttgattttgattttgattttgattttgattttgattttgattttgattttgattttgattttgattttgattttgattttgattttgattttgattttgattttgattttgattttgattttgattttgattttgattttgattttgattttgattttgattttgattttgattttgattttgattttgattttgattttgattttgattttgattttgattttgattttgattttgattttgattttgattttgattttgattttgattttgattttgattttgattttgattttgattttgattttgattttgattttgattttgattttgattttgattttgattttgattttgattttgattttgattttgattttgattttgattttgattttgattttgattttgattttgattttgattttgattttgattttgattttgattttgattttgattttgattttgattttgattttgattttgattttgattttgattttgattttgattttgattttgattttgattttgattttgattttgattttgattttgattttgattttgattttgattttgattttgattttgattttgattttgattttgattttgattttgattttgattttgattttgattttgattttgattttgattttgattttgattttgattttgatttttaatacaaaataaaaataaaaaatctcggTAAACCACCATAAAAAATGCCTTCTCATCAAGCAATACAATTAAACTTTGTCATTCACAACCCGGAGCTTGGTGACGCTGCATGGGCTCTTCCAGGGACGTCAGTATGACAGGGTTTGAATGGGCAATCTTAGGATCTACAACGGGATTCCTTGTAAATCTCCGACACCTATCTACCAATTAGAATCGAAATTACAGATGTCCGCAGCCCATATTAGCGCAACCGAGGTGCTTGCGGTCTATAATCTACACCTAATGTAGCTTGTACTCGAGAGAAAACATTCCATATTTACGGTTGTAAGCCGGTTCGAGCAATCAGCTGGTGGGGATGATGTATCAATTAGTAGAGTTTACAGGAAAATAGACGTTTGTATTTTGCTGActcaatttaagttttaaatgtttgcaaattAGTCAAAACTTTTTCCACATGAAGTTTGTGTTTCATCTAGTTTGCAAACTACGTTTTCCGTAGTAGAATACCACCTTGATGAGGAATCTAAAACGATGAGTGCCAGATCTGCGATCTGTGAGCGCCAAAGTACAACTTAGTTAACAATTGTGACGCGTGGTACCGGGTCTGTATCATGTGCCAATTAAGCCCACGTACATTTTACATGCATATGGAAAATTGTAGATGGTATCAATTGTACGAGGAACAACCCCGCGCGCGATCTTCCCTCCTCCGATCTCGCACGGTACGAGCAATTGAAATGTTCCTACTTTGTCATTAGTTCCGCGCGGTATTCCCTGCAGGGATGTTGTCACTTTCGATTGTGCTGGTTCTGATCTGGTCGTTGACGGCGATGGCGAGGGCTGGCAGTCCTTTCCACGTGGCCGAAGAGGACGCCAAGTTGTTGGTGCCACAGCTTGTACGCAAGTACGGATATCCGGTGGAGAAGCACCAGGTTCGCACCGAGGATGGTTACCTGctggggatgttccggattccAGGTGGTCGCAATGGGACTGTTCCGGGCAGGAGGCCAATCCTGATGATGCACTCGTGGTTCAGCAGTTGTGCCGATTGGGTCGTCATTGGACCTGGGAATGCCCTCGGATATCTGTTGGCCGATCGAGGGTACGACATCTGGATGGGGAATGTACGCGGGAATCGGTACTCGCGACGGCACGAACGACTTCGCGTCAAGTCACGCGCGTTCTGGGATTTTAGTCTGGACGAGATCGGATACTATGACGTACCAGCGATGATCGACTACGTCCTGAATCGGACCAACGCTCGAAAGTTACACTACGTTGGATTTTCCCAAGGGACCATCGTCGGGTTGATAGCGTTGACTTCGCGTCCGCAGTACAACGAGAAGATCGTCCAATTACAGGAATTATCCCCAGCGATCTACGTCTACCGAAATCCTAGCGTCATCATGCGAACTCTAGCCTTTATGGCCAAATCGCTAGCCGAAGGATACACCCTATTTGGTTCATTTGAGCTCATGAGTCATTGGACGGGACAGTACGAGTTCTACCGGATGTTGTGTCCATCACCTAAGCAACTCATCTGCCGGATGCTGATCTACGAAGTGTCCGGCGAAAATGCCAAACAACTGGACGCGGTAAGTTTCATCGATATAATTCTCAACCGTCATAACCCATAACCCAATCCCGGTTCCAGAAAATGCTCCGCATCTTCCTCGGTCACGCCCCAGCGGGTTCCAGCGTGAAACAGTTCCTGCACTACGCCCAGCTGATCAACGACGGCGTCTTCCGACGGTACGACTACGAAGACGATCGCGCCAATGTGGCCGCGTACGGAAGCAAACAGGTGCCGCGGTACAATTTGTCGCACGTGACGGCCCCGGTCAGGACGTACTACGGCCGGAACGATCACGTGGTCAACTTTCGGAACGTGAAGCGGCTCGAGCGGGAGTTGCCGAACGTGGTGAGCAGCTATCTGGTGCCGGATGAGCGGTTTGGGCACGCGGATTTCATACTGAACAAAAACGTTAAGAAGGTGGTTTACGACGAGGTGATACGGAATGTGGAAAAGGCTGAGCGGGAAATTTGTTAGGgaaatgattgaaatgattcTTTGAAGGACTTTGGTTGTAACCGA from Culex quinquefasciatus strain JHB chromosome 3, VPISU_Cqui_1.0_pri_paternal, whole genome shotgun sequence includes:
- the LOC6041081 gene encoding lipase 3 → MLSLSIVLVLIWSLTAMARAGSPFHVAEEDAKLLVPQLVRKYGYPVEKHQVRTEDGYLLGMFRIPGGRNGTVPGRRPILMMHSWFSSCADWVVIGPGNALGYLLADRGYDIWMGNVRGNRYSRRHERLRVKSRAFWDFSLDEIGYYDVPAMIDYVLNRTNARKLHYVGFSQGTIVGLIALTSRPQYNEKIVQLQELSPAIYVYRNPSVIMRTLAFMAKSLAEGYTLFGSFELMSHWTGQYEFYRMLCPSPKQLICRMLIYEVSGENAKQLDAKMLRIFLGHAPAGSSVKQFLHYAQLINDGVFRRYDYEDDRANVAAYGSKQVPRYNLSHVTAPVRTYYGRNDHVVNFRNVKRLERELPNVVSSYLVPDERFGHADFILNKNVKKVVYDEVIRNVEKAEREIC